A genomic window from Anguilla rostrata isolate EN2019 chromosome 14, ASM1855537v3, whole genome shotgun sequence includes:
- the LOC135239013 gene encoding uncharacterized protein LOC135239013 isoform X2, whose amino-acid sequence MKTIRKPSRTALLCQGDEAYNENSSLLSFDTILANGVNQNVFGPGLGDPKGPSEPYSEAFVEETSFAHDSRDTTPLPSAVALIEIGPAQESVWPSFMALKRFFHQTLERFHTYLRELLSQLGFGLEARDYTRPSEIYFSDKPETVVEETSFAHDSRDATPLPSAVALIEIGPAQESVWPSFTALRRFFHQTLERFHTYLRELIGSLAEKWQPNSAPHEWSIQVLSVMATVEAVLILGSVFISRYIVKYAFRHTEEELDRAYGKLLNQQKQTRAVEKRVKELELQLQVYERERAFQELQVREAQGHLSTIGRKCTQRERVLNRKYVKELGEARMMQEREELMAHKCKTKKNHQTSLAAEVTLQEEALSFQIREARRARRQLAQMKSAMDEVDGLVFDSTARCSKSQTPPPETGERAFPKPVCSVFLYITLA is encoded by the exons ATGAAGACCATCCGAAAACCCTCTAGGACAG CGTTACTGTGCCAAGGGGATGAGGCTTACAATGAAAACTCTTCCCTTCTTTCCTTTGACACCATTTTAGCAAAT GGtgtaaaccaaaatgtatttggaCCTGGACTGGGTGACCCTAAAGGACCCAGTGAACCATATTCTGAGGCTTTTGTGGAG GAAACATCCTTCGCCCATGACAGTCGGGACAcgacccctctcccctctgctgtGGCGCTGATTGAGATCGGCCCGGCACAGGAGTCCGTCTGGCCCAGCTTCATGGCTCTCAAACGCTTCTTCCACCAGACTCTGGAGCGTTTCCACACTTACCTGAGAGAG CTTTTAAGCCAACTTGGCTTTGGACTTGAAGCACGAGACTACACCAGAcccagtgaaatatatttctctGACAAACCTGAGACCGTTGTGGAG GAAACATCCTTCGCCCATGACAGTCGGGACGcgacccctctcccctctgctgtGGCGCTGATTGAGATCGGCCCGGCACAGGAGTCCGTCTGGCCCAGCTTCACGGCTCTCAGACGCTTCTTCCACCAGACTCTGGAGCGTTTCCACACTTACCTGAGAGAG CTGATTGGCAGCTTGGCGGAAAAGTGGCAGCCAAACTCCGCCCCGCACGAGTGGAGCATCCAGGTGTTGTCCGTCATGGCCACTGTGGAAGCTGTCCTGATTCTTGGCAGCGTCTTCATCTCACGATACATT GTGAAGTATGCCTTCCGACACACTGAGGAGGAACTAGACCGGGCCTATGGGAAACTACTCAATCAGCAGAAACAGACTCGAGCTGTGGAAA AGCGAGTCaaggagctggagctgcagctgcaggtgtaCGAGCGAGAGAGGGCGTTCCAGGAGCTGCAGGTCCGAGAGGCCCAGGGCCACCTCAGCACAATCGGCAGGAagtgcacacagagagagcgcgTCCTTAACCG GAAGTATGTTAAGGAGCTGGGGGAAGCCAGAATGATGCAGGAACGGGAAGAATTAATGGCTCACAAGTGCAAGACGAAGAAGAACCATCAAACGAGCCTG GCCGCAGAGGTCACCCTTCAGGAGGAAGCGCTGTCGTTCCAGATCCGCGAGGCCAGGAGGGCTCGCAGGCA gCTGGCTCAGATGAAATCAGCGATGGATGAGGTGGACGGACTGGTCTTTGATTCCACGGCACGCTGTTCTAAAAGCCAGACTCCCCCTCCCGAGACGGGTGAGCGCGCTTTCCCAAAACCCGTTTGCAGCGTGTTCCTGTACATTACACTCGCCTGA
- the LOC135239013 gene encoding uncharacterized protein LOC135239013 isoform X1 → MAGILMRFLLLGLLFQFNHVPRLTNNTRYALLCQGDEAYNENSSLLSFDTILANGVNQNVFGPGLGDPKGPSEPYSEAFVEETSFAHDSRDTTPLPSAVALIEIGPAQESVWPSFMALKRFFHQTLERFHTYLRELLSQLGFGLEARDYTRPSEIYFSDKPETVVEETSFAHDSRDATPLPSAVALIEIGPAQESVWPSFTALRRFFHQTLERFHTYLRELIGSLAEKWQPNSAPHEWSIQVLSVMATVEAVLILGSVFISRYIVKYAFRHTEEELDRAYGKLLNQQKQTRAVEKRVKELELQLQVYERERAFQELQVREAQGHLSTIGRKCTQRERVLNRKYVKELGEARMMQEREELMAHKCKTKKNHQTSLAAEVTLQEEALSFQIREARRARRQLAQMKSAMDEVDGLVFDSTARCSKSQTPPPETGERAFPKPVCSVFLYITLA, encoded by the exons ATGGCAGGAATTCTTATGCGATTCCTTCTGTTGGGTTTGCTTTTTCAGTTTAACCACGTACCGCGATTAACAAACAACACGCGTTACG CGTTACTGTGCCAAGGGGATGAGGCTTACAATGAAAACTCTTCCCTTCTTTCCTTTGACACCATTTTAGCAAAT GGtgtaaaccaaaatgtatttggaCCTGGACTGGGTGACCCTAAAGGACCCAGTGAACCATATTCTGAGGCTTTTGTGGAG GAAACATCCTTCGCCCATGACAGTCGGGACAcgacccctctcccctctgctgtGGCGCTGATTGAGATCGGCCCGGCACAGGAGTCCGTCTGGCCCAGCTTCATGGCTCTCAAACGCTTCTTCCACCAGACTCTGGAGCGTTTCCACACTTACCTGAGAGAG CTTTTAAGCCAACTTGGCTTTGGACTTGAAGCACGAGACTACACCAGAcccagtgaaatatatttctctGACAAACCTGAGACCGTTGTGGAG GAAACATCCTTCGCCCATGACAGTCGGGACGcgacccctctcccctctgctgtGGCGCTGATTGAGATCGGCCCGGCACAGGAGTCCGTCTGGCCCAGCTTCACGGCTCTCAGACGCTTCTTCCACCAGACTCTGGAGCGTTTCCACACTTACCTGAGAGAG CTGATTGGCAGCTTGGCGGAAAAGTGGCAGCCAAACTCCGCCCCGCACGAGTGGAGCATCCAGGTGTTGTCCGTCATGGCCACTGTGGAAGCTGTCCTGATTCTTGGCAGCGTCTTCATCTCACGATACATT GTGAAGTATGCCTTCCGACACACTGAGGAGGAACTAGACCGGGCCTATGGGAAACTACTCAATCAGCAGAAACAGACTCGAGCTGTGGAAA AGCGAGTCaaggagctggagctgcagctgcaggtgtaCGAGCGAGAGAGGGCGTTCCAGGAGCTGCAGGTCCGAGAGGCCCAGGGCCACCTCAGCACAATCGGCAGGAagtgcacacagagagagcgcgTCCTTAACCG GAAGTATGTTAAGGAGCTGGGGGAAGCCAGAATGATGCAGGAACGGGAAGAATTAATGGCTCACAAGTGCAAGACGAAGAAGAACCATCAAACGAGCCTG GCCGCAGAGGTCACCCTTCAGGAGGAAGCGCTGTCGTTCCAGATCCGCGAGGCCAGGAGGGCTCGCAGGCA gCTGGCTCAGATGAAATCAGCGATGGATGAGGTGGACGGACTGGTCTTTGATTCCACGGCACGCTGTTCTAAAAGCCAGACTCCCCCTCCCGAGACGGGTGAGCGCGCTTTCCCAAAACCCGTTTGCAGCGTGTTCCTGTACATTACACTCGCCTGA
- the LOC135239013 gene encoding uncharacterized protein LOC135239013 isoform X3 has translation MAGILMRFLLLGLLFQFNHVPRLTNNTRYALLCQGDEAYNENSSLLSFDTILANGVNQNVFGPGLGDPKGPSEPYSEAFVEETSFAHDSRDTTPLPSAVALIEIGPAQESVWPSFMALKRFFHQTLERFHTYLRELLSQLGFGLEARDYTRPSEIYFSDKPETVVEETSFAHDSRDATPLPSAVALIEIGPAQESVWPSFTALRRFFHQTLERFHTYLRELIGSLAEKWQPNSAPHEWSIQVLSVMATVEAVLILGSVFISRYIVKYAFRHTEEELDRAYGKLLNQQKQTRAVEKRVKELELQLQVYERERAFQELQVREAQGHLSTIGRKCTQRERVLNRKYVKELGEARMMQEREELMAHKCKTKKNHQTSLAGSDEISDG, from the exons ATGGCAGGAATTCTTATGCGATTCCTTCTGTTGGGTTTGCTTTTTCAGTTTAACCACGTACCGCGATTAACAAACAACACGCGTTACG CGTTACTGTGCCAAGGGGATGAGGCTTACAATGAAAACTCTTCCCTTCTTTCCTTTGACACCATTTTAGCAAAT GGtgtaaaccaaaatgtatttggaCCTGGACTGGGTGACCCTAAAGGACCCAGTGAACCATATTCTGAGGCTTTTGTGGAG GAAACATCCTTCGCCCATGACAGTCGGGACAcgacccctctcccctctgctgtGGCGCTGATTGAGATCGGCCCGGCACAGGAGTCCGTCTGGCCCAGCTTCATGGCTCTCAAACGCTTCTTCCACCAGACTCTGGAGCGTTTCCACACTTACCTGAGAGAG CTTTTAAGCCAACTTGGCTTTGGACTTGAAGCACGAGACTACACCAGAcccagtgaaatatatttctctGACAAACCTGAGACCGTTGTGGAG GAAACATCCTTCGCCCATGACAGTCGGGACGcgacccctctcccctctgctgtGGCGCTGATTGAGATCGGCCCGGCACAGGAGTCCGTCTGGCCCAGCTTCACGGCTCTCAGACGCTTCTTCCACCAGACTCTGGAGCGTTTCCACACTTACCTGAGAGAG CTGATTGGCAGCTTGGCGGAAAAGTGGCAGCCAAACTCCGCCCCGCACGAGTGGAGCATCCAGGTGTTGTCCGTCATGGCCACTGTGGAAGCTGTCCTGATTCTTGGCAGCGTCTTCATCTCACGATACATT GTGAAGTATGCCTTCCGACACACTGAGGAGGAACTAGACCGGGCCTATGGGAAACTACTCAATCAGCAGAAACAGACTCGAGCTGTGGAAA AGCGAGTCaaggagctggagctgcagctgcaggtgtaCGAGCGAGAGAGGGCGTTCCAGGAGCTGCAGGTCCGAGAGGCCCAGGGCCACCTCAGCACAATCGGCAGGAagtgcacacagagagagcgcgTCCTTAACCG GAAGTATGTTAAGGAGCTGGGGGAAGCCAGAATGATGCAGGAACGGGAAGAATTAATGGCTCACAAGTGCAAGACGAAGAAGAACCATCAAACGAGCCTG gCTGGCTCAGATGAAATCAGCGATGGATGA